A stretch of the Coprobacillus cateniformis genome encodes the following:
- a CDS encoding V-type ATP synthase subunit D has translation MANQVFPTKGNLIATKKSLELAYLGYDLMDKKRNVLIKEMMSLLDDVKMIRDDITESYEKAYYALQEANMSLGIISDIVEAVPIDEGISVTYRSVMGVEIPKVSYEKTPLRLGYGFERANSKVDYAYRCFYHVKELTVKLAEIENAVYRLANAIRKTQKRANALKNISIPGFESTVKFISEALDEKDREEFSRQKVIKTQKDKQESLKKQGSA, from the coding sequence ATGGCTAATCAAGTCTTTCCAACAAAAGGGAATTTGATTGCTACCAAAAAGTCATTAGAACTAGCATATCTAGGATATGACTTGATGGATAAGAAAAGAAATGTTCTAATCAAAGAAATGATGAGTTTATTAGATGATGTCAAGATGATTAGAGATGATATCACTGAATCTTATGAAAAAGCATATTATGCTCTTCAAGAAGCCAATATGTCTTTAGGAATTATCAGTGATATTGTAGAAGCAGTCCCTATTGATGAAGGAATTAGTGTCACTTATCGAAGTGTTATGGGAGTTGAAATCCCTAAAGTTTCTTATGAAAAAACACCTCTTCGTCTAGGATATGGTTTTGAAAGAGCCAATTCTAAAGTGGATTATGCTTATAGATGTTTCTATCATGTTAAAGAATTAACTGTGAAATTAGCTGAAATTGAAAATGCTGTTTATCGTTTAGCAAATGCTATACGTAAAACTCAAAAAAGAGCGAATGCTCTTAAAAACATTTCAATTCCTGGATTTGAATCGACAGTTAAGTTTATTAGCGAAGCTTTAGATGAAAAAGATAGAGAAGAGTTCTCACGTCAAAAAGTCATTAAAACACAAAAGGATAAACAAGAAAGTTTAAAGAAACAAGGTTCTGCTTAG